AATTTGATTCGCAACAAGGATTAGTAGGCAAGTAGATTGTCAGCAAGAAACTTTAGAAGAAAGCTTTAGAAAGAGATAGTTATACTAACTTTCTTGTTTCTGTTGGTGTTTCATGTTCAAGTTCTATTTATATTAATAGAGAAGATGCCCCATGAAGCATATTTGCTGAAATTTGGatacaatttttattagctGAAATTTCCAAATGCAGTATATGATCGTATAAAGACCGATATAAAAAGAGACTGAAATgaaagacaaaaaatgaaaggtCTGAATTGGTCCAGCAACTATATTGGAGAATAAACTAGAAACTGAAGTGAATGATTTCATAACATTAAATGTGTATTCTTGTTGGCAGGATGCTTGGTGGCTTGACCTTGGAAGATTTTTAGTTGGATGTGGGATTGGGGTTCTTTCCTATGTGGTAATTGCAATTACAAGGTTTAGACTTCAAATATGATCACTTATTCTTGTGATTGATAATGATCTTTATAATATATTCTTGTACAGGTTCCTGTTTATATTGCAGAAATTTCGCCTAAGAATGTTAGAGGAGCATTTGTATCACTTTCTCAGGTAGATGTTCTGATCATAGGTTTGAATTAAATGTCAGCTCCATCCTTTATGTGCCTATGTATTGTCCATATGCAGCTGATGATAGGTTTTGGCCAAGCGCTCACATTTCTCATTGGTTCTCTTGTCAATTGGCGCACCTTGGCTCTAATAGGTCATCTATTTATTCAGCTTGTATTGTTGCTGATACAGTCAAAAGATAGCTCCTTAAAATTGGCTTCTATGTGATATCATTCTCAGGAATTATCCCATGTCTACTACATCTGCTTGGCCTATTTCTTATTCCTGAGTCTCCTAGATGGCTGGTAAGTCCAATTCAAGCTTCTGCTTGAAGTCGTCTTTTAGGACGGATTGTACATGGTGCATTAATAGAATGGGAGAAAATTAgggttgtttttcttttacatgTTACATAAATATGAAGcctataacaaataaaaatcaaatttagcaTTGTAGCAATAGTATTATTACTATGCTCTGAGTTTGATTGCTTGCAGGTCAAGCATGGTCGCATAAAAGACTTTGAATCTGTGCTGCAATTCCTCAGAGGAGAAAATGCTGATATTTCTCAAGAAGCAGCTGACATCAAAGTAATTCTTAATTTATCAAACTTAATGGAGTTACTATTATTGAACTATtattgttaaattaccacttatcccaaaagtttaattattattattgttatgaAATTAGCTTTCCTTGTCTTACAGGAATATACAGAAAATGTTCGATTGATATCTGAAGACGGAATTCTATGCCTATTCCAGCGGAAATATGTTCATCCAATAAAAGTAAGCACTCTAAATTAGCCTTTTTGTTCAATATCTTGCGTCTTTGTGTGATGTCTAGACATTTTGAAACTGTCATAGGTTGGAGTCGGGCTTATGGTATTCCAACAATTTGGGGGACTTAATGGGTTTACATTTTATACAAGTGCGATATTTGAGTCGGCTGGTAAGTTATGAGACTGTAGTAATTACTCATACCTAATTGAAAGAAGCTTATCATAGAGGAAGGAAGACACTAATAATAGCTGTTGTATGACAGGATTTTCAAGTAGCCTTGGGACCATGGCAGCGGCAGTAGTTCAGGTTCACTGTGATTCTTCATATATCTGGTATAACTTGTTCCTTCTCTAAGATCAAGTAGTCATTTATATGCAGATTCCAATGACAGTAGTGGGAGTACTCCTCGTAGATAGGTGTGGAAGACGGCCACTCCTAATGGTCAGAACCAAGcaattttatgtttatatttgtaGTTTATTGACAATCCCATACTGAAGTCTGCCAATGATTGCAGATATCCGTGGCCGGAACATGCTTAGGTTGTTTCCTCACTGGATTTTCATTCTTCTTGCAGgttatttttgaagcaaaatttataaaactacatACTTTgcttaattatattcttttgaAGTATCACACTCTCACTAGATTTTCATTCTTCTTGCAGGATCTTCATGGTGGGAAGGAGCTCATTATGATTTTGGTCCTTATTGGTGTATTGGTAATGAATGCTAACCAAACGAGGACAACTTTTCCtctattttctccaaaaaaaaaaaaaaaaaaaaatctgaaattggaatttatgcatttttttctttctatttcattGAGCATGTTGTacaattgcaatttaaaaaaatcaaagaaacagaGGCCAAAATGCAAGCAAGCAGGTCGCTCCCCCTTAAGTAGCATTGCTGGTTGATCTCCTGAACTGCCAGCCTTATGTGCAGTTCACAACATATGATTAACACCAAAGATccatttttcttccttcttcctaaGCCCTATTTGattcaaacacacacacacgccTGTCTCCTGGCATAAGGAAACAAGTAGAAATGGTTGATTTTCCTCACCCCTGCCTTCCACATAGAACACTTTCTTCATGCAATAATATGATTCTGCAATCAGGTTTTCTTGGGATCTTTTCAGCTAGGCATGGCAGGAATACCATGGGTTATTATGTCAGAGGTACGTTGTAAGCTTCATTTTTGcaccaaactactaaaaatttaAGCGAGAGTGACATAACAGCAAGGCATTAGCTTGGAAATGAATAatggggggttttttttttcagatatttccaacaaacATAATGGTTTCCGCTGGAAGCCTTGTGACTTTTGCCAGCTGGTTTGGTTCTTGGATTGTTTCTGCCACTTTCAACTTTTCATTCGAGTGGAGCTCAGCAGGTAATTAGTTCTACTCCTCCCTCTCTTTGTTGGATTTTCACTGTTCTTTTTGTAATGAATGTTCTTGGTACACCATTTCAGGGACATTCTTCATATTCTCAGGCATATGTGGTGTGGGAATTTTGTTTATTGCTAAGCTGGTGCCAGAGACCAAGGGGCGTGCACTAGAAGAAATCCAAACTCATACTCTgcaatagggaaaaaaaaaaaaaaaaaggttataaaaTGGCATCATGAAATTCGTGTATCTAATCTTCATTATCACCGGATAGTGTTAGAGGAGTTATGTACAAATATATAAAGTGTGAGAGGAGCGGGTTACTTGTTTGACCAATTTCttactatttgtaattatttcagtACTGTTATAGTTTGTTTTGTAGGATCAttcacttcttctttttaaatcagGAGTGGGAAGGATCCTCGCGTAATATATTGAAATATGTTGAACTGCACTGCaatgatccatatttttttttttttgtttttgttgaaattAGATATGGTGCGGACAGAACTAAAGAATTATTTAGCAAATATCAGCACTTGTGTAGATTCAAGACTCAACTAACACAACTAACATAACAGCCAACTACATTCTACCGTTCAACTAATCAAGTGACTAACTAACTATCCAACTATTCCACTTATTACAATTCAGCCCATCCGGCTACTAAGGACCTGTTACAGAACCACTTGGAAGATTTAAACCAAACTCTTTCTGAGAAGGCCAGGCTCCACACGTTGCGACAAGGAGTCAAAATCTTCCATTACTATTTATGTGGTTGGGCTGTTTGTTTGTGAGAACAATTCTGGGAGCAATTCTTATGCGATGGGTAATGGAACAAGGTGTGAAAGCTAGGATTTTTATCTTCACTTACCATTTAATTGTCATATCTTTTGTGATGTCTCTCCCTAATGTTCAAAacctctcaatttagtatatcaaactttcttttcttttctttttacaatgTCCCCCCTTCGATTAAATGGGCCTTGATACACATACAACCTCCACCCAACTATTGCACAACCCCAAGGCACAATGGGGTGGGATCCATTGGAGGAttgtaattttaacattttccctATTAAATTAGACGTCAAAATAGTAAAATAACCTTTATATCCCATTggtcacattttttatttttatttttttaattttttatttgtaagtaAGGGTAAagttgaaattttataaaatttacaagaATATAAAGGTCATTTTACCCTTATGTCATTTGATTTAACCTCAAACCTTAGCAAACGAGGGATATTACAAAAAGTTAAAAGTTCGATACATTAAATTAAGAAGTTTTGAACTTTAAGAAGGACATTACAAAATTGGGTAACAATCAAAGGGGTTAAGTTagtttacttcttcttttttaatttttttttatttgtttggtaGCTTTTGGTAACCTTAGTCATCACACACCCGCAGCATATTTGAAGTAAACAACGTTGGCTTTGAAATGGATAGGATCCTATTTCAACTCGGGCAACTCGTATAACAGATATCGTAATTAAACACATGTCATGAACaatgtgaaaataaaaggaTACACCgacgtggctcttaaaattattataatatcaaaattcaatattaaTAATTCATTCTAAATCTAATAGTGACTTTAAAAGCCACGTAAAAAATGTGAGAGTGAGGGTATGCATCATTATTCATCAATTAATATAGTACCTACTaagatatcttatcattattttttaactaaacTTGCTATTTAAAGGAGGTTGAGTTTATATCGTGTTTTTGGAATGGATATAAAATTTTGGATGAACTAGATCCTCATTAATTACCCCCATTCATATTCAATAAGTTAATGCAATATGGTTTTTcgtaattaattaagatatatTACCATTTCTGATCAAAAGGTGTAGCTATATAAACATAAGTTGCACAGCCCAATTAAGTTATCACAGAGCAAAATTAAAGAGTGCAACCATTATATTTGCTTTCTCACCAACCCAAGAAATATGGAGAATTCTTCACTAAAGTTGGCTTTCTTTGTAGTATTCTTGCTTATTGGCTCAGGTAACAATCTTTTGTCCTTCTCTAAGTGCATTGTCTTATTGTGCAAATTGCAATAGTATGGAGGAtaatatgcttttctttttaacatATGTACTCTAATTTTTTCAATGGCCCCGATTTAATTTCAAGTATTTTATGAGAAAGAGGGTGAAATTAAATCTGGACTGTTAAAAAAACTACAGGACATAAGCCAAATCTGATTTGACACACACCAAAAGCACAAAGaccaattttgtatttaaccctagtatttaaacaattaaatcctttatttcctattaatttatgtttttgacaacaaatatcaatttataattatatcaaAACAAACCGTCTTGATTTTAGACTTTTAAAGTGATAATTTATCATTAATTTTGCTAAGAAAGCTACTTCTTGTACGAAATTCCTATATACCAGTTTCTGTAAGTGACATGtgatttttaaacttttttttaaaaaaaaaaaaaaaaaaaaaacgtgagaattatatgctattaaaaaaacatgtatttttcaTATACTATgcacacatgtcacttttagaggctattttttcaagaaattttttacaaattaacttGTAATAAAATTTATGTCTCAGTCCAGGATATGTATGCTATTGTATTATTTAGTTTCCATTTATGGCATCTATTCTTATATAGAAATTTATCGATACATAAGTGTGAGCGGTTAAATTCCACGgtggatattaattaatatgagTTGTATTTcactttatttataaatatggTGTAGAGTTGGAATTGGGAGCAGAAGCAAGGAATATAAAAGACCTGTTTTGCAAGACTCCTCAAGACTGCCTTAAAATGTTCCCTATTTACCATAGCTGTCGATGTGAACATCGCCAGTGTTATTGCGCCAGAAGCCCCCAAGACTTCATTGCTAAAGGCCTTGTGAAACTCGGTGGAGCATAATTCAATGTCATCACCTTAAATAACTGTGCAACTTtatgattaaataaaattagCTCATAACCACCGTTTTGTGCGAGACTCCTCATCATAATTtagtttttgaatttaaatatttttttatcgtactttttattataggttaaaaaatgtttgtaaaaaaaaaaaaattatcacacatcttttaataaaaagacaataaaaattaataagacccttaattttattttaacccaaaaaaaaataaaattttttaaaatatttgttcgcATGTGTGTAGtttataataaaaagaagtatataaaaaaaattaaaaaaaaaaaaaaaaaaaaacctgaactAAATCTAAAAGACAGTGATGGTGTACTTACGCCATTTCCAAAAGTATAAGATCCGCATGTGGCGACTAAGGTGCCAAGGACAAGAATAAATGTGGTCGGTGAAGAGGATTCACTTCCTGTTACGACCACAACCCCGCCGTGATCCCTGTTGGCGAGCTTTGGTTCCAGAAGTAGTGTTCTTACTGTTGCTCCTTCTTCCTCCATGCTTCCTCCTAAACTCTCTGTTTCTTGCGTGCGTCTGTGTCTGTGGATCCGGAATGTGGATGAACAataatttagcctttaaatttgtaaataataataataataatttaggtTTCTTTTTACTTTGGTTCCTAAAAAACAATACAAATCGGCCCCccaaatcaaattattaattaatttcatctCTGCTCCTCTTACTGTCTTTTTAATTTAGTTCAGGTTTTATATGTGGTTGACAACTCATCCCTCGTTTCCCACGTGCCCCGGGGTTTTTCGAGGTACGAAAGTATGTCCCTCAAATTGGATGCCAATAAGATTTTTCTTTACTCAATCAGAAAATGCCCCCACAAAAAAGCATTTCACATTAAAtctgtcccaaaaaaaaaaattaaaaaaataatgttaaagcttttaacaaaaataaaaggaaaaattatagtttaacaCCTTAAACTGTCAGTAATTTTGTAAGTAGCTTAACAATCTATCAACCTTTTAGACTCTGGCCTCCTAAAATACCTAAACGTttcaaaaatgtcaattttatcaaaatatgcctataatatccctgccacgtgtcattttttaattaaaaaaagttagaagctaaaagaaaattaaaaattaaaactaaaaaaaaaactaatttttttttttatttaaaaaaaatatgggtgttTGCCCTTGGCCCTTCAGGCCACCCCCCCTCCTTCAGTGGTAGCCacccccaacaaaaaaaataaggggtaattacatttttctctatgaactaccggcctatgtTATTTTGCCTCCACAAACTACCACATctaccaaaaaagagcatcaaactaccatttttacatattttgcccacttccgtcagtctaattcatgcaaagacttaaatgccttaactcaatttcaaaaattacataaatatcctcattttaaaccaaaaaaaaaaaaaaaaaaaaaaaaaaaaaaaaaaaaaaaaactgaaggaaaagggggtggcaCAAGCCACCCCgccctaaggggtggccgcgcggccaccccaaaggCCTTGGGTGGCCCGCGAGCgaggtggctcgcggccaccccttaggccggggtgggccgcgagccacccggccaccccttaggccaaggtgggccgcgagccacccggccacctcaacagccaccccttttccttcagtcttttttttttttttaatatattaattttaatattttttattaattactgtaggggcattttggtctttaaatcaaacttaacggtaaaaaatggcatattccatccaagttaacaggattccctgacggaagggggtaaagcagtaaagatggtagtttgatgctcttttttggtcgatgtgatagttcgtgggggcaaaatgacataggctggtagttcatagggggaaaaggtaattacccaaatatatatatatatatatatatatatatatattttattatttttagtttgtattttttattttttattatttttttttattgaaaaatgacacataaCAGGATTATTATAAACATATTTTGACCAAATAGGTatttttgaaacgttttggtagtttgaggggccagaGTCTAAGCGTTGATAGTTCATGGGACTACTTCCAAAATGACTGACAGTTTGAGagactaaattgtaatttttccaaaataaaatgagaagaGGCATatgtttgagaatttttttttttttttaaaaaaaataaataaaaaaggagaaaacTTACAATCTAGTATGACTGCAAAACACCACTTTTATagccttcaacaaaacactaagcctaaaccatatatatatatatatatatatatatatatatatatatatatatatatatatatatatatatatatatatcaaaaaaaaaaagaaaaaaaagaaaaaaaccattttctccTATTTGTTCTAATCACGCCCTATCCATCGTAAATTTACCCACCATCTCTTCCGCCGAATGCCGCTATCGAAATTTGCCATCGGCATTGTCCAACACCACCATCTTTCGGGTTGCAATTTTTCGCCAATTTGTCTGTTGGTTTGTTCCTTAAAGTAAGGTGAGATGTAATTTTCACTAGAAATGTGAAATATTGGAATGAAAGATTGAATGTATAGgaattgagaaaaataattataaatgtcaTTTCATCGAGCAGGTTGCAGGCATATATAGGAAAGAATGTTatacaaggaaaagaaaagagtacaGCTGCAGAAGATCAAAATAGCAAAATA
Above is a genomic segment from Alnus glutinosa chromosome 12, dhAlnGlut1.1, whole genome shotgun sequence containing:
- the LOC133851571 gene encoding sugar transporter ERD6-like 5 isoform X3, with amino-acid sequence MLGAMFSGKIADFIGRRSAMGVSEILCILGWLAILFSKDAWWLDLGRFLVGCGIGVLSYVVPVYIAEISPKNVRGAFVSLSQLMIGFGQALTFLIGSLVNWRTLALIGIIPCLLHLLGLFLIPESPRWLVKHGRIKDFESVLQFLRGENADISQEAADIKEYTENVRLISEDGILCLFQRKYVHPIKVGVGLMVFQQFGGLNGFTFYTSAIFESAGFSSSLGTMAAAVVQIPMTVVGVLLVDRCGRRPLLMISVAGTCLGCFLTGFSFFLQDLHGGKELIMILVLIGVLVFLGSFQLGMAGIPWVIMSEIFPTNIMVSAGSLVTFASWFGSWIVSATFNFSFEWSSAGTFFIFSGICGVGILFIAKLVPETKGRALEEIQTHTLQ
- the LOC133851571 gene encoding sugar transporter ERD6-like 5 isoform X1 encodes the protein MEEEGATTRTLLLEPKLENSDDHGGVVVLTTSDHESSSTISFILVLSTLVATCGSYTFGNGVGYSSPAESGIEDELGLTTAEYSIFGSILTLGAMLGAMFSGKIADFIGRRSAMGVSEILCILGWLAILFSKDAWWLDLGRFLVGCGIGVLSYVVPVYIAEISPKNVRGAFVSLSQLMIGFGQALTFLIGSLVNWRTLALIGIIPCLLHLLGLFLIPESPRWLVKHGRIKDFESVLQFLRGENADISQEAADIKEYTENVRLISEDGILCLFQRKYVHPIKVGVGLMVFQQFGGLNGFTFYTSAIFESAGFSSSLGTMAAAVVQIPMTVVGVLLVDRCGRRPLLMISVAGTCLGCFLTGFSFFLQDLHGGKELIMILVLIGVLVFLGSFQLGMAGIPWVIMSEIFPTNIMVSAGSLVTFASWFGSWIVSATFNFSFEWSSAGTFFIFSGICGVGILFIAKLVPETKGRALEEIQTHTLQ
- the LOC133851571 gene encoding sugar transporter ERD6-like 5 isoform X2 — protein: MEEGATTRTLLLEPKLENSDDHGGVVVLTTSDHESSSTISFILVLSTLVATCGSYTFGNGVGYSSPAESGIEDELGLTTAEYSIFGSILTLGAMLGAMFSGKIADFIGRRSAMGVSEILCILGWLAILFSKDAWWLDLGRFLVGCGIGVLSYVVPVYIAEISPKNVRGAFVSLSQLMIGFGQALTFLIGSLVNWRTLALIGIIPCLLHLLGLFLIPESPRWLVKHGRIKDFESVLQFLRGENADISQEAADIKEYTENVRLISEDGILCLFQRKYVHPIKVGVGLMVFQQFGGLNGFTFYTSAIFESAGFSSSLGTMAAAVVQIPMTVVGVLLVDRCGRRPLLMISVAGTCLGCFLTGFSFFLQDLHGGKELIMILVLIGVLVFLGSFQLGMAGIPWVIMSEIFPTNIMVSAGSLVTFASWFGSWIVSATFNFSFEWSSAGTFFIFSGICGVGILFIAKLVPETKGRALEEIQTHTLQ